In Pseudoliparis swirei isolate HS2019 ecotype Mariana Trench chromosome 9, NWPU_hadal_v1, whole genome shotgun sequence, a genomic segment contains:
- the klhl21 gene encoding kelch-like protein 21 has translation MEKPVLQTQPSTLSFFDTAHAFNLLRGIHELRAERKFFDVTLCAEGREFHCHRTVLAAASTYFRAMFAGTLKESVMDRVVLHEVSAELLGQLVDFCYTGRVTITQDNVDVLLKTADLFQFPSVKEGCCAFLGQRLDVSNCLEIQDFAEAYACRELASSARRFVLQNIMELAKLTDFNRLPWKRLLEFLSDDKLCIDKEEAVYQIALCWVKSDLQRRLHYWPELLQQVRLPFVRRFFLLAHVESDPLVYLSPTCLRMVNEARSFQSCEYDRHDRPSHRMRPRPSTGLAEILVVVGGCDQDCDELVTVDCYNPQTGQWRYLAEFPDHLGGGYSISALGNDIYVTGGSDGSRLYDGVWRYKSSVNEWTEAAPMLKPREYHSSCVMKGQLYVVASDSTERYDHALDCWEALPPMLHAMDNCSTTTCNGRLYAIGSLTGEETMTIQSYDPDANRWAVVSCGQLPTWSFTPKTVTLKSLLYFIRDDSAEVDVYNPQKSEWDKISPMTQVHVGGSVAALGGKLYVSGGYDNTFELSDVVEAFDPTTRSWTLAGRLPQPTFWHGSVSIFRQFMPQVSSAFELTEIPESNVIHLHRHHRHQALHNLNNNINQNQNRDVNPAR, from the exons atggAAAAGCCAGTCTTGCAGACACAACCGTCCACCCTGTCTTTCTTCGACACGGCCCATGCCTTCAACCTGCTTCGGGGAATCCACGAACTCCGCGCTGAACGGAAGTTTTTCGACGTGACTCTGTGTGCCGAGGGCCGTGAGTTCCACTGCCACCGCACTGTGCTGGCCGCTGCCAGCACCTACTTTCGAGCGATGTTCGCGGGAACATTAAAGGAGAGCGTTATGGACCGGGTCGTTCTACATGAGGTGTCAGCGGAGCTTTTAGGCCAGCTGGTGGATTTCTGCTACACGGGACGGGTCACCATCACGCAGGACAATGTGGACGTCCTGCTCAAGACGGCAGATCTGTTTCAGTTCCCCTCCGTCAAGGAGGGCTGCTGTGCTTTTCTGGGGCAGCGGCTCGATGTCTCCAACTGCTTGGAGATCCAGGACTTTGCGGAGGCCTACGCTTGCCGAGAGCTGGCGTCGAGCGCTCGCCGCTTTGTCCTCCAAAACATCATGGAGCTGGCTAAATTGACAGACTTTAACCGGTTGCCGTGGAAGCGCCTGCTTGAGTTTCTGTCCGACGATAAACTTTGCATCGACAAGGAGGAGGCCGTCTATCAAATAGCCTTGTGCTGGGTGAAGTCCGACCTCCAGCGGAGGCTGCACTACTGGCCCGAGCTCCTGCAGCAGGTGCGGCTCCCCTTCGTCAGGAGGTTCTTCCTGTTGGCCCACGTGGAGAGCGACCCGCTCGTCTACCTGTCGCCCACCTGCCTTCGCATGGTCAACGAGGCTCGTAGCTTCCAGTCCTGCGAGTACGACCGCCACGACAGACCCAGCCACCGGATGCGGCCGCGGCCGTCCACGGGGCTGGCCGAGATCCTGGTGGTGGTCGGGGGCTGCGACCAGGACTGCGATGAGCTGGTCACAGTGGACTGTTACAACCCCCAGACCGGACAGTGGCGCTACCTGGCCGAGTTTCCGGACCACCTCGGAGGAGGATACAGCATCTCCGCCCTCGGAAACGATATATATGTCACAG GTGGCTCCGATGGCTCTCGTCTCTACGACGGCGTGTGGCGCTACAAGTCCAGCGTCAAcgagtggacggaggcggcgCCCATGCTGAAGCCCCGCGAGTACCACAGCTCTTGCGTGATGAAAGGTCAGCTCTACGTGGTGGCGTCGGACAGCACCGAGCGCTACGACCACGCTCTGGACTGCTGGGAGGCCTTACCACCCATGCTGCACGCCATGGACAACTGCTCCACCACCACGTGCAACGGGCGCCTGTATGCCATCGGCTCTCTGACTGGGGAGGAGACCATGACCATCCAGAGCTATGATCCGGACGCCAACCGCTGGGCAGTGGTCAGCTGTGGACAGCTGCCCACTTGGTCCTTCACCCCGAAAACTGTAACCCTCAAAAGCCTCCTGTACTTTATCAG GGATGACTCAGCCGAGGTCGATGTTTATAATCCTCAAAAGAGCGAGTGGGACAAAATTAGTCCGATGACCCAG GTGCACGTTGGAGGCAGCGTGGCGGCCCTGGGCGGTAAGCTGTACGTGTCCGGTGGTTATGACAATACCTTTGAGCTGTCGGACGTGGTGGAGGCGTTCGACCCGACCACCCGCTCATGGACTCTTGCCGGTCGGCTCCCTCAGCCCACCTTCTGGCACGGCAGCGTCAGCATATTCCGCCAGTTCATGCCCCAAGTGTCCAGTGCATTTGAACTCACCGAGATACCCGAGTCGAACGTCATCCACCTGCATCGGCACCATCGCCACCAAGCGCTGCACAatctcaacaacaacatcaaccagaaccagaaccgggATGTGAACCCAGCACGCTGA